The genomic segment AATGTGATCGCGCATCAACTACAAATAACAGAAGATCTGCCAGTTGGATCGTTTTCCGACTTCGCGAGATTCCAGCACTTTCGAGAATTTCGTTGGTGTCACGGAGTCCGGCTGTATCAACCAATCTGAATTGATAACCATCCTTTTGAATACTTTCTTCGATCGTATCGCGAGTTGTGCCGGGTATTGGCGAGACAATAACTCGCTCTTCTTGCAGGAGCGCGTTAAACAGGCTGGATTTTCCGGAGTTCGGCGGGCCAACAATCGGCACATAAAGACCGGCGCGAACCATTTTTCCGTAAGAAAAAGTTTTCATCAGAATGCGAATGTCCTGTTGTATAGATCGAATCTCATGCTCTACCTGGCCATGAGACATAAATGAAATGTCCTGGTCGGAAAAGTCTAATTCCAATTCAAGCATTGATATGATTTGAATGATTCTTTGTTTCAGGTGCCGGAAGTATGCGCCTCCCTCGCCTAATAATTGGCGGCTTGACTCGCGGTGGGCGCTTTGGGTGTTTGAATAAATGAGGTCGGCGACGCTTTCGGCTCGAAGCAGATCGATTTTTCCATTGAAAAATGCGCGCCGCGTGAATTCTCCCGGTTTTGCCATAACGGCGCCGCATTGAAGGCAGAGATCAATGATCGATTCAATAACGTATGGACTTCCGTGACAAGAAAATTCAATCATATCTTCGCCCGTATAAGATCGTGGAGACTTAAAATAGGTTAGCATAATTTCATCAATAAATCGCTCTTCCTTCCATATCCGTGCAAATTGAACAACGTTTGGCGTTGGCGGCGTTGGGGG from the Candidatus Marinimicrobia bacterium CG08_land_8_20_14_0_20_45_22 genome contains:
- the trmE gene encoding tRNA uridine-5-carboxymethylaminomethyl(34) synthesis GTPase MnmE, which translates into the protein MPRKAKTTIVALSTPPGFGAISIIRLSGQKSLEIAGKLTRPPTPPTPNVVQFARIWKEERFIDEIMLTYFKSPRSYTGEDMIEFSCHGSPYVIESIIDLCLQCGAVMAKPGEFTRRAFFNGKIDLLRAESVADLIYSNTQSAHRESSRQLLGEGGAYFRHLKQRIIQIISMLELELDFSDQDISFMSHGQVEHEIRSIQQDIRILMKTFSYGKMVRAGLYVPIVGPPNSGKSSLFNALLQEERVIVSPIPGTTRDTIEESIQKDGYQFRLVDTAGLRDTNEILESAGISRSRKTIQLADLLLFVVDARSH